In a single window of the Pocillopora verrucosa isolate sample1 chromosome 4, ASM3666991v2, whole genome shotgun sequence genome:
- the LOC136280463 gene encoding laminin subunit beta-3-like has protein sequence MTFQAEDATPITTYGNCSCKPKLIGKKCDVCSPGFFDAKQGCLACNCSTVGSKIPDQFDRNSGQCSCKPNVIGRTCDQCRPDYFNFASGQGCQDCACFFTWCQHFSAQCPM, from the exons ATGACATTTCAGGCTGAGGATGCTACACCCATAACT ACATACGGGAACTGTAGCTGTAAACCGAAATTGATTGGTAAGAAGTGTGATGTGTGCAGTCCAGGCTTCTTCGACGCAAAGCAGGGTTGTTTAG CGTGCAACTGTAGCACAGTTGGATCCAAAATTCCTGATCAGTTTGACAGAAATAGTGGACAATGTTCCTGCAAGCCTAATGTTATTGGTCGCACTTGTGATCAGTGTAGGCCGGACTATTTTAACTTCGCCTCCGGTCAGGGTTGCCAAG attgtgcttgtttttttacCTGGTGTCAACACTTCAGCGCACAGTGCCCAATGTGA
- the LOC136280233 gene encoding cyclic GMP-AMP synthase-like receptor 1, with the protein MSELNTILNRVTNKIVQLRRDRKTEALECWEPIVNGILEYVQSKDRRFRALHIFPTGSYYERAKVKEPDEFDLMLVMDNLELDDAPFEEDDGFREPPIGFTTIMIDKGEEVLWQKNKLVNPKGMLNASQVKAVFKGLVKNAIKEKGYQRNVDVKSEGPAVTLKITSTNKREYSIDLTLAIKEKTWPEDAEEWTTRCRNGWPNRNLVKDICREGCHLVAKKPKGYDISDQEKQFLWRYSFSAAEKKLFLQGGQGEASSCRKQVLRIVKALREELNLKPLKSYHLKTLLFYECESHPEASKWRHTTLYDRFLGLLNRLECCLRSKKCAHYFIEDLNLFESFNHQECMKLADRVRKIIQQPEQVLNELLEKYQMA; encoded by the exons atgagtgAACTAAACACAATCCTAAATCGTGTTACTAATAAGATTGTGCAGCTTCGTCGAGACAGAAAAACGGAAGCCTTAGAATGCTGGGAACCTATAGTGAATGGAATTTTAGAATATGTGCAATCTAAAGATCGCCGATTTCGCGCTCTTCACATCTTTCCTACAGGAAGCTACTATGAAAGGGCCAAAGTAAAAGAGCCCGATGAATTCGACCTTATGTTGGTCATGGATAACTTAGAACTAGATGACGCACCATTTGAAGAAGACGATGGGTTTCGCGAGCCACCAATCG GGTTTACCACTATAATGATTGACAAGGGTGAAGAAGTACTTTGgcagaaaaataaattggtGAACCCAAAAGGAATGCTGAATGCCTCACAGGTGAAAGCAGTTTTTAAAGGGCTTGTGAAAAATGCCATCAAAGAAAAGGGATATCAAAG GAATGTTGATGTTAAGTCTGAAGGCCCAGCAGTGACCTTGAAAATAACCAGCAcaaataaaagagaatattctATTGATTTGACACTTGCCATCAAGGAGAAAACCTGGCCAGAAGATGCTGAAGAATGGACAACAAGGTGCAGAAATG GTTGGCCCAATCGGAATCTTGTGAAAGATATTTGCAGAGAGGGATGTCATCTGGTAGCTAAGAAACCAAAGGGGTACGACATTTCTGACCAAGAGAAACAATTCCTGTGGCGTTACTCATTCTCAGCAGCTGAAAAGAAGCTGTTCCTTCAAGGTGGGCAAGGTGAAGCCAGCTCTTGCCGAAAGCAAGTTCTCCGAATAGTGAAAGCTCTTCGGGAAGAACTTAACCTAAAGCCACTGAAGTCATATCACCTAAAAACACTCCTATTTTATGAGTGCGAGTCCCACCCTGAGGCCTCAAAGTGGAGACACACTACCTTGTATGATCGATTTTTGGGCCTCCTTAACAGGTTGGAATGTTGTCTGCGCTCAAAGAAATGTGCCCATTATTTTATTGaagatttaaatttgtttgaatcGTTCAACCACCAAGAATGCATGAAATTGGCTGATAGAGTGAGGAAAATTATACAGCAACCAGAGCAAGTGCTAAATGAACTCCTTGAGAAATACCAGATGGCCTAA